A stretch of the Nakaseomyces glabratus chromosome L, complete sequence genome encodes the following:
- a CDS encoding uncharacterized protein (CAGL0L13266g~Has domain(s) with predicted identical protein binding, serine-type endopeptidase activity and role in negative regulation of catalytic activity, proteolysis), with product MRLSNIITLVIGIISLSNAIVLPDINTLEQTSESQEYDNFFKQSKRPGNVKAPLVAPLGENDEIQNNIVPYRYIVMFKNFAYTNEIKLHIQTVAKLQLRGSISLAPNDPFFHHTRDKEFSTEELGGVLYTFDIGSGFNGYVGYFTDEVVEFIRKQSIVDYVEMDSILTIDDKETDSNSHWHLARISHRPKLGLSNFNEYKFDPNGGQNIDAYILDTGVYQTHAYYIERTIRGIVITPNEDERDMNGHGTEMAGLVGGREVGVARKATLIDVKVLNWQGRGTVSNIIKGLSFVNHHHPQRIEKNGVLGAVVLFSISGAKSRSLNTAFDKMVSSGIHVVVGAGTKGINACNSSPASSSKPITVAGMSITDEPIDRGNWGSCVDIYGPGDRVRTTYPNLERNQFTNEISVTGSSAAAAQVAGLLAYFASLQPGLGTPDVIPLTPEELKERLIDFGTKGKLTNLERMSPNIIAFNGAGGNLDSFFNDGSEIVPTATKNVDPSDVPTETASPTGINTPVPPLPVDPENPEEPSNPEDPENPNDPTNPDDPADPPVDTPPRKLLYREKQQYFVNLKNFVDRVNRF from the coding sequence ATGAGATTAAGTAACATCATTACCCTAGTTATTGGGATTATTTCATTGTCCAATGCTATTGTTTTACCTGATATTAACACTTTGGAACAAACATCAGAAAGTCAAGAatatgataatttttttaagcAGTCAAAAAGACCTGGAAATGTAAAAGCACCTTTGGTAGCACCTTTGGgtgaaaatgatgaaatccaaaataatattgtacCATATAGATACATTGTTATGTTCAAAAACTTTGCCTATACGAATGAGATTAAATTACATATTCAGACAGTGGCTAAACTACAACTTCGCGGTTCAATTTCTCTTGCACCTAATGACCCTTTCTTCCATCATACAAGAGATAAAGAATTTAGCACAGAGGAATTAGGTGGAGTCCTATATACCTTTGACATTGGATCAGGGTTTAATGGCTACGTAGGTTACTTTACCGATGAAGTTGTAGAATTTATTAGAAAACAGTCCATTGTGGATTATGTTGAAATGGATTCTATCTTGACAATTGACGATAAAGAAACTGATTCAAACTCTCACTGGCATCTGGCAAGAATTTCTCACAGACCAAAGTTGGGACTCTCTAATTTCAATGAATACAAATTTGACCCTAACGGCGGACAAAACATTGATGCTTATATATTGGACACTGGTGTCTACCAAACACATGCCTATTACATAGAAAGAACTATCCGTGGTATCGTAATAACAccaaatgaagatgagagAGATATGAATGGTCATGGTACAGAAATGGCAGGACTTGTGGGTGGAAGAGAGGTTGGAGTAGCTAGAAAGGCTACATTGATTGATGTGAAAGTTTTGAACTGGCAAGGCCGTGGTACAGTTTCCAACATTATCAAGGGCTTGTCTTTTGtgaatcatcatcatccaCAAAGAATAGAAAAGAATGGAGTTCTCGGTGCAGTCGTCCTGTTTTCCATCTCTGGTGCGAAATCTAGATCACTGAACACAGCGTTTGACAAGATGGTCTCTAGCGGTATTCACGTTGTAGTTGGTGCAGGTACTAAAGGAATCAATGCATGCAATTCTAGCCCAGCTAGTTCTTCAAAGCCTATCACGGTTGCTGGTATGTCAATTACTGATGAACCAATAGATAGGGGCAATTGGGGATCTTGCGTTGATATTTATGGTCCTGGTGACAGAGTCAGAACTACATATCCAAATCTTGAACGGAATCAGTTTACCAATGAAATCAGCGTTACTGGTTCatctgctgctgctgctcAAGTTGCCGGGTTATTGGCCTATTTTGCCTCACTGCAACCTGGCCTGGGAACTCCTGATGTCATTCCTTTAACACCTGaagaattaaaagaaagattAATTGACTTCGGTACCAAGGGAAAGCTAACAAATCTCGAGAGAATGTCACCAAATATTATTGCATTTAATGGAGCTGGTGGAAACTTAGATAGTTTTTTTAACGATGGTAGTGAGATAGTACCCACTGCAACAAAGAATGTCGATCCTTCAGACGTTCCCACAGAGACGGCAAGCCCCACAGGTATTAATACACCAGTTCCTCCTCTGCCTGTAGATCCTGAGAATCCAGAAGAGCCATCAAATCCAGAAGATCCTGAAAATCCTAACGATCCAACAAATCCTGATGATCCTGCAGATCCTCCTGTGGATACACCTCCAAGAAAGTTGCTGTATCGAGAAAAGCAACAATATTTTGTAAATCTCAAAAACTTTGTTGATAGAGTTAACAGGTTCTAG
- the NPR2 gene encoding nitrogen permease regulating protein NPR2 (CAGL0L13288g~Protein of unknown function), whose product MASQFEGFVDIHSIFYSTFHPTEGSKVKFDFPPRSLENSGINFDSIKNYVIPKRALCHRLITFKYGNYRIACYPVTVNSSIYARNFFSFNFVFVFPFNCETSPYEPAIERLGKMFRVLEIQNQILSKSENDTIMFNLKSADKNFNIDNDSSNYILGDDISSIMTTQQKDKYERLNNIISNIKKKPSNFTISDLLMRLYQDLNTYSECLIPIDDGNAVDIKLFPLLTPPTPYISIEHVPISLVNLFKIVDVNWDPIMLTIIPYINGINNIYRISQLSHNEESLVIECIRHLVYYRCIVLTDIFEFSNVYAPTSSLRLFLLDPNMATECQSYVMLPINSKMNDLSLYPHHGKHSAFNGDIGSRNNSVSTSLYSFNGNDSRPQSRSSSVDQSQTNFYKNKKQSESSISTGNSNNGQNIHKHLPTRSLLFDLYRSLSQGITLKEWYMQNHKIIRDNRIDVRRFITFGVLRRIIYRCETYSVINSTDHLQNLWKLNELENPISMENISKLQSNHIDSLAADEALMNAYKKLSLKVPSKGALKSHNTSHSSFSLTPTAPEMENSQAKRNKRLSKVSFEALPEDRNGFRWGSNIKTPIQETTWKKLSKMQRRIMLKALADAETLDKICVLLEMPRQNVVNILHELGELKLINC is encoded by the coding sequence ATGGCGTCGCAATTTGAAGGATTTGTTGACATacattcaatattttaCTCTACATTTCATCCGACTGAAGGGTCGAAGGTAAAGTTTGATTTCCCTCCAAGGAGCCTTGAAAATAGTGGTATCAATTTCGATTCAATCAAAAACTATGTTATTCCTAAGCGTGCCCTATGTCATAGACTCATCACTTTCAAATACGGCAACTATAGAATTGCTTGTTACCCTGTGACAGTTAACTCTTCCATCTATGCTAGAAACTTTTTCAGTTTTAACTTTGTGTTCGTGTTTCCTTTCAATTGCGAAACATCACCTTATGAACCAGCAATCGAAAGGCTAGGTAAAATGTTTAGAGTGCTGgaaattcaaaatcagatattatcaaaatcagaaaatgACACCATAATGTTTAACTTGAAAAGTGCCgataaaaatttcaatattgaTAATGACAGTTCCAATTATATTTTAGGTGATGACATCAGTTCTATAATGACTACCCAACAAAAGGACAAGTACGAGAGATTAAATAACATCATATCTaacattaaaaaaaagCCATCCAATTTCACCATAAGCGATCTATTAATGAGGCTTTATCAAGATCTAAATACATACTCAGAATGTCTTATTCCCATTGATGACGGTAATGCTGTCGATATCAAGCTTTTCCCATTGCTAACTCCACCTACACCATATATCTCAATTGAACATGTTCCTATCTCTCTGGTAAACTTATTCAAAATAGTTGATGTGAATTGGGATCCTATTATGCTAACCATTATACCTTACATTAATGGTATCAATAACATATACAGAATATCACAACTAAGTCATAATGAAGAATCATTGGTAATTGAGTGCATTAGGCATTTAGTTTACTATCGGTGTATTGTGTTGACTGATATCTTTGAGTTTTCAAATGTTTATGCCCCAACTTCCTCCTTAAGACTTTTTCTGCTAGATCCCAACATGGCCACTGAATGTCAGTCATACGTAATGTTACCAATAAACTCTAAAATGAATGATTTGAGTTTATATCCACATCATGGGAAGCATTCAGCTTTTAATGGCGACATAGGTTCTAGAAACAATTCTGTATCGACTTCATTGTATTCATTCAATGGCAATGACTCAAGACCACAATCAAGGTCTTCGTCAGTTGATCAGAGTCAAACTAATTTTTATAAGAATAAGAAGCAATCTGAAAGTAGCATTTCTACAGGGAATTCTAACAATGGCCAGAATATACACAAACACCTACCCACCCGATCGCTCTTATTCGATCTATATAGATCCCTTTCACAGGGTATAACATTGAAAGAATGGTATATGCAAAATCACAAAATAATTCGTGATAATCGTATTGATGTGAGAAGATTTATCACCTTCGGCGTCTTACGCAGGATAATTTACAGATGTGAAACCTACTCAGTTATAAACTCAACTGATCATCTACAAAATTTATGGAAGTTGAATGAACTAGAGAATCCAATTTCCATGGAAAACATATCAAAATTGCAATCAAATCATATTGATAGCTTGGCTGCCGATGAAGCATTAATGAATGCATACAAGAAATTATCACTGAAGGTGCCCTCTAAAGGTGCCTTGAAAAGTCATAACACTAGTCATAGctcattttcattaacCCCAACTGCACCAGAAATGGAAAATTCACAAGCAAAAAGGAACAAAAGGCTCTCAAAAGTATCTTTTGAAGCTCTTCCCGAAGACAGAAATGGTTTCCGATGGGGAAGTAATATAAAGACGCCAATCCAAGAGACCACTTGGAAAAAGCTATCAAAGATGCAGAGAAGAATTATGTTGAAGGCATTAGCCGATGCAGAAACACTTGACAAGATATGTGTGCTACTAGAAATGCCAAGACAAAATGTGGTTAATATACTTCATGAACTTGGAGAGCTGAAACTCATCAACTGTTGA